Proteins encoded by one window of Longimicrobium sp.:
- a CDS encoding gluconokinase: MSIAVPPARRGPWILAVDVGSSSVRAQWLDASCVPLAEAARELYTWESTADGGMQVDAESLLARCLRAIDRAVAIGREAGIDPAAVALATFWHGLVGMDAEGCPVTPLTGWGDGRARAAAEVLRARLDSAEVHRRTGGFVHEAYPAARLVWLRGRAGDTFPRAATWGSIGEVLGLRLFGVARTSLSMASGTGLMDLRLMGWDDAVLDAVGLSPERLPQISDEPLRGLRPEFASRWPELASVPWFPALGDGGCASLGMGAVGRTVGLTVGTTAAVRVLRDDPAPTVPPGLWCYRLDARRTVTGRATSNAGNIFAWLRHVLALPPADELEAQLSAMRPAAHGMVVVPRLVPERPPRPGGPQWAVMAGMTPATGPVEIARAWLEAAAFTMADALEAVEADGGPAAEVVAGGGALHASPAWARMVADALGRPLRLAPDPETTLRGAALIAFERLGVIGDAMEFATADRTGVVLQPDAEAHEVYRAARKGFHPAG, encoded by the coding sequence ATGAGCATCGCCGTTCCCCCCGCCCGGCGCGGGCCATGGATCCTCGCGGTCGACGTGGGCTCGTCGTCCGTGCGGGCGCAGTGGCTGGACGCGTCCTGCGTTCCGCTCGCGGAGGCCGCGCGCGAGTTGTACACCTGGGAGTCCACGGCGGACGGCGGGATGCAGGTGGATGCGGAGTCGCTGCTGGCCCGCTGCCTCCGGGCCATCGACCGGGCGGTGGCGATCGGCCGCGAAGCCGGGATCGACCCCGCCGCCGTGGCGCTCGCCACCTTCTGGCACGGCCTGGTGGGGATGGACGCGGAGGGATGCCCCGTCACGCCGCTCACCGGCTGGGGCGACGGCCGCGCCCGCGCCGCCGCAGAGGTCTTGCGTGCGCGGCTCGACTCAGCCGAGGTGCACCGGCGGACCGGCGGCTTCGTCCACGAGGCGTATCCGGCGGCGCGGCTGGTCTGGCTCCGGGGCCGGGCGGGCGATACCTTCCCGCGCGCCGCTACCTGGGGTTCCATCGGCGAGGTGCTGGGGCTGCGGCTGTTCGGCGTGGCGCGCACGTCGCTGTCGATGGCGTCCGGCACGGGGCTGATGGACCTGCGCCTGATGGGCTGGGACGATGCCGTTCTGGACGCGGTCGGCCTCTCGCCCGAGCGCCTGCCGCAGATCAGTGACGAGCCGCTTCGGGGGCTGAGGCCCGAGTTCGCCAGCCGCTGGCCGGAGCTGGCGTCGGTCCCGTGGTTTCCCGCCTTGGGTGATGGTGGGTGCGCCAGCCTGGGTATGGGCGCGGTCGGCCGCACGGTCGGGCTGACGGTAGGCACGACGGCGGCGGTGCGCGTGCTGCGTGACGATCCCGCGCCGACTGTTCCGCCGGGGCTCTGGTGCTACCGCCTTGATGCACGGCGCACCGTCACGGGACGTGCGACGTCGAACGCGGGGAACATCTTCGCCTGGCTGCGCCACGTGCTGGCCCTTCCGCCCGCGGACGAGCTGGAGGCGCAGCTCTCCGCGATGCGCCCGGCGGCGCACGGGATGGTGGTGGTTCCGCGCCTGGTACCGGAGCGTCCGCCCCGCCCCGGGGGCCCGCAATGGGCGGTGATGGCGGGGATGACGCCCGCGACGGGGCCGGTGGAGATCGCGCGGGCGTGGCTGGAAGCAGCGGCGTTCACGATGGCGGACGCGCTGGAGGCGGTAGAGGCGGACGGCGGTCCGGCCGCGGAGGTGGTGGCTGGCGGCGGCGCGCTGCATGCGTCGCCCGCGTGGGCCCGCATGGTGGCGGATGCGCTCGGCCGGCCGTTGCGCCTAGCGCCTGATCCGGAAACCACGCTGCGCGGAGCCGCCCTGATCGCGTTCGAGCGGTTGGGAGTGATCGGGGACGCAATGGAGTTCGCGACGGCGGACCGAACGGGCGTGGTGCTGCAGCCGGACGCCGAGGCGCACGAGGTGTATCGCGCCGCGCGGAAGGGCTTTCACCCGGCCGGCTGA